The following coding sequences lie in one Fusarium poae strain DAOMC 252244 chromosome 1, whole genome shotgun sequence genomic window:
- a CDS encoding hypothetical protein (BUSCO:24388at5125) → MSSNDQPKRKASDAPVSPPAIKRKVQSGTTKTAIANFFTPASQKPKDPTIWSERSPNNNDDIPATLLVGRFQPEKKEDRKEKRRKIAAFDLDSTLISTSSGKKHASSGTDWKWWHTSVPTRLQELYQDGYRVVILSNQAGLTLHFDAKHKGPKGNAQKRVSEFKQKCSAVLNSLNLPTCVYAATEHDIYRKPRIGMWKEVCDDYDIPETEVDLENSMFVGDAGGRTAGVGKGPGGVAAMAKDFSCSDRNFAHNVGIKYLTPEEFFLGDKPRSYAREFDLTEHPFSDDTSSGNSVVTIGKTNDKDIILFCGPPGAGKSTLYWKSLKPLGYARVNQDQLKTRDKCVQAAKEYLQEGTSVAIDNTNADPETRTVWVELAKKFGISIRCVWFKTPLQVCEHNNAVRALNKSLNPESRLVLPKMAFTGFANRFKPPNVKEGFQDIIEVPFQFRGTEEEYRIWGRYWT, encoded by the exons ATGTCTTCAAACGATCAGCCCAAGCGCAAGGCCTCTGATGCGCCTGTGTCTCCTCCGGCCATCAAGCGCAAGGTACAGAGTGGGACAACCA AGACTGCTATAGCAAATTTCTTTACGCCGGCATCACAGAAGCCCAAGGACCCCACGATCTGGTCTGAGCGAAGTCCCAACAATAACGACGATATCCCCGCGACGCTCCTTGTCGGCCGATTCCAACccgaaaagaaagaagacagaaaagagaagagacgAAAAATCGCAGCTTTTGATCTCGACTCAACCCTTATCTCTACCTCCTCGGGGAAGAAACACGCCAGCAGCGGTACGGATTGGAAATGGTGGCACACCTCTGTCCCCACCAGACTACAGGAGCTGTATCAAGATGGATACCGGGTCGTGATCCTATCAAACCAGGCAGGATTGACATTACACTTTGATGCAAAGCACAAGGGACCCAAGGGTAACGCGCAGAAGCGAGTTTCCGAGTTCAAGCAAAAGTGTAGCGCCGTCCTCAATAGTCTCAACCTTCCGACCTGCGTCTACGCGGCGACCGAGCATGATATATATCGAAAGCCGAGGATTGGTATGTGGAAGGAGGTCTGCGATGACTACGATATCCCGGAGACCGAAGTCGATTTGGAGAATAGCATGTTCGTCGGCGATGCAGGGGGACGCACGGCGGGCGTAGGCAAGGGCCCGGGCGGGGTCGCGGCCATGGCCAAAGACTTTAGCTGCTCGGATCGGAACTTTGCTCACAACGTGGGCATCAAGTATCTGACGCCGGAGGAGTTCTTTCTAGGTGACAAACCTCGGAGTTATGCTCGCGAATTTGACCTGACCGAGCATCCTTTCAGCGACGATACCTCATCGGGGAACTCCGTTGTAACCATCGGCAAAACTAACGACAAGGACATTATCTTATTCTGTGGACCACCAGGGGCTGGTAAAAGCACGCTTTACTGGAAATCCCTCAAGCCTTTGGGGTATGCGCGTGTCAACCAGGACCAGCTCAAAACACGCGACAAGTGCGTTCAAGCGGCGAAAGAATATCTCCAAGAGGGAACTTCTGTCGCGATAG ACAACACAAACGCCGATCCAGAGACCAGGACGGTTTGGGTAGAGCTTGCCAAGAAATTCGGCATCTCTATCCGTTGTGTGTGGTTCAAGACGCCTCTCCAAGTGTGCGAGCACAACAACGCGGTGCGGGCGCTGAACAAATCACTAAACCCCGAATCAAGACTTGTGCTACCCAAAATGGCATTTACGGGCTTCGCAAACCGGTTCAAGCCACCAAATGTCAAAGAAGGTTTCCAAGATATTATCGAGGTTCCGTTTCAGTTTCGTGGGACCGAGGAGGAGTATCGCATCTGGGGTCGATACTGGACATGA
- a CDS encoding hypothetical protein (BUSCO:42724at5125), with protein sequence MHEIFLTALVEDKDFAGACSVLGGLTNMDPWESIQRVLYFQGPPRPMGIFNQSSIKKPISPPNTGFLWKELHQNLTRQSFILQTRYDVLKDRDMGPNAPAMDLDATQGILKWTDFPDPPRGQPLLTQRKKVELWEQKMLPSLMRDNNHTQTETIEEMYRFYRDEIEFCLVRYYFLHPIENYVPMETKQQQSMPLGSLPSFDSLTPVDQQKRWFLHVKAHVVQDNKPEELRKVQEQLLSIKKELEGVFDFRGIDRKVHDTRVMQQAQGVQQLPQRVTIGK encoded by the exons ATGCACGAAATCTTTCTCACAGCCCTCGTCGAGGACAAAGACTTTGCCGGAGCATGCTCCGTACTAGGTGGTCTCACCAACATGGACCCCTGGGAGTCTATCCAACGAGTTCTCTACTTTCAAGGTCCACCGCGACCAATGGGCATCTTCAATCAAAGCTCCATTAAGAAACCTATAAGCCCTCCCAATACGGGCTTCCTGTGGAAAGAGCTTCACCAGAACTTGACGCGGCAGTCCTTCATTCTTCAGACACGCTACGATGTCCTCAAGGATCGCGACATGGGACCCAATGCGCCTGCGATGGACCTTGATGCAACGCAGGGAATCTTGAAGTGGACAGACTTTCCAGATCCGCCGAGGGGTCAGCCTTTACTTACGCAGCGGAAAAAGGTTGAGCTTTGGGAACAGAAGATGCTGCCTTCACTGATGCGCGATAACAATCACACGCAA ACGGAAACAATTGAGGAAATGTACCGTTTCTACAGAGATGAGATTGAGTTCTGTCTAGTACGATACTATTTCCTCCATCCTATAGAGAACTACGTTCCCATGGAGACAAAACAGCAGCAATCCATGCCACTGGGCAGTCTACCATCATTCGACTCTCTTACTCCCGTGGACCAGCAGAAGCGATGGTTCCTCCACGTCAAGGCGCACGTAGTGCAGGACAACAAACCTGAGGAGCTACGCAAAGTCCAGGAGCAGCTGCTGTCGATTAAGAAAGAGTTGGAGGGTGTTTTTGACTTCCGAGGGATTGACCGCAAGGTTCACGATACAAGAGTAATGCAGCAAGCGCAGGGAGTACAGCAGTTACCGCAAAGAGTGACGATTGGGAAGTGA